The DNA segment ACGGATGCCGAACGGATCGCGCACGGCCAGCATGCCATAGCCAGCGATCTGCGCGGCGATGGCGTACGAGCCACGCACGCGGCGGTGCATGCCGGCCACGGCCTTGAAGATCGTGGGCGGATCCAGCGCCAGGCCGCTGCTGGCGCGCTGCAGCTCGTCCGCCAGCACGTTGAGCAGCACTTCGGTATCGGAGTGCGTGTTGATGTGGCGGCGGTCGCGGCTGAACAGCTCCTCGTGCAACTGTTTCCAGTTGGTCAGGTTGCCGTTGTGGGCCAGGATCACGCCGTAGGGCGCATTGACGTAGAACGGTTGGGCTTCTTCCTCGCTCGAGGCCGAACCGGCGGTGGGGTAACGCACCTGGCCGATGCCGGCGGCACCCGGCAGGCCGCGCATATTGCGCGTGCGAAACACGTCGCGCACCAGGCCGTTGGCCTTGTGCATGTGGAAGGTGCTGCCGTTTGCGGTAGCGATGCCGGCTGCATCCTGTCCGCGGTGTTGCAACAGCAGCAGGCTGTCGTAAATCAATTGGTTAACGGGCGTGGATGAAACCACACCGACGATACCGCACATGCCAAGCTCCCAGGAAAGGCGTTTGAATCAGGGGGCGGCCCCGCCCTGTAGGGAGGAGCCCGCGTACTACCAGCCGGGCGGGTCTGCCCGGCCTCATGTCATGTCTTGACGTATTTGGCGACTTCGGGAGGCAGCCAGGGCCGCAGCGACGCCATCGCCTGCATCACGTAGGGCCGGGACAGCGCATCGCGCCAGAATGCTTCCTCAGGCAGCTTGGTGAACCCGGCCACGGTCACCACGAACATCACGACCAACGCGCCGCGCAGCAGCCCGAACACCAGCCCGAGGCCACGGTCGGCAGGCTTGAGCCCGGTGCTCTCCAGCAACTGGCCCAGCACCGTGCCGGCCAGTGCCGCGGCGATCACGGTGCCGATGAAGACCACCGCGAAGCCCAGTGCGCTGCGCGCCAGCTGCCCGCCGGGCACCGATTCGGGGATCCAGCCAGCCGCAGTGCCCGCGAAGTGGTAGGCCACCAGGAACGCCACCACCCAGCCGATCAGCGACAACACTTCCCGCACCAGCCCGCGCAGCACGCCGATCAGGCCCGAGGCGACAAGGATGAAAACAACGCTGTAATCGAAAAAAGTCGGCTGCATGCGTAATACGGTGTCCCGGTGCGGCGGCTGGGTAATGAGGATAGTGGGGCTCATGGGGCTCATGGGATAACCAGCCCGCGCCGGGCTTTACTGTTCGATCACCTTGGCGGTCAGGCCCGCGGCGCGCACCCGCTTCTCGGCGGCGTCAGCCGCATCGCGATCCGAAAAAGGGCCGGCGCGCAGCAGCACACGCTCGCCGTCGGCCAACACCTTCTTCTCGATATAGGCGGGCACCTTGCCTGCCTTGAGCTTGCTCAGCCAGAGCTTGACCTTCTCCTCCGAGGAAAAGGCGCCGATCAGCACCAGGAACTTGCCGCTGCCCGGCTTGGCCGCGGGGGTGGCCGGCTTGTCGGCGATTTTCTCGGCAGGCGCCGCCGCAGTCGCTGCGACGGTGGCAGCAGCGGCCGGCTTGGCCGCTGCCGAATCGGCAACCAGCTCCTCACCGGCATCGAGCGCCTGGCTATCGAGCTTGGATTGCGGAGCGGGCGGTAACGGATCCGCCTTGCGCGCATCAGGCTTCACCTTGCCCGCGGCGCCCCCCGGGCCACCATCGATCTTGACCGCAATATTGTCGACGACCGGCCTTGGCTGGGTCTCGAAGACGATCGGCAGCACGATGACGGCAGCCGCCATCAGCACCACCGCGCCGATCAGGCGCCGGCGCGCCCGCTGCTTTTGCGGAAACTCCGGGTCGAGCGTGTCGTCCGCATACTCCTCGGCCAGGCGCCGCGACGAAGCGATGCCTGCACCCGGATCCGAACGCGAGCGGCGCCCACGCTCCGGTGCCGGGGCGTTGCCCTTGCGGGAAGAAAACAGCGAAAGCAGGCCCATAGATTGGTTCGGTGCGACGGCCGTAAAACCGGCCGTTGAAATTGTCGCTCAGATTGCGCGGCGATTTGCCCCGGTGTTAGCCCCGGTGTTAGCCCCGGTGTTAGCCCCGGTGTTAGCCCCGGAAAACTACCCGGCGGCCGCGCGACTCAATTTGCCCGGGTAGCGCGATATGCCATCACGCCCGCCACGGTGTAGAACGATCCGAAGACCAGAATTCTATCATCCTCGGTCGCTCTGCCGAGGGCATCCCGGTAAGCCGCCTCCGGACTGGCAAAGCAGGCCGCAGTGGCATCTGGCCCCGGATGGAAACCGCCCTCTTCCAGCTTCTCCAGCAAGTCCGCCGCGCTGGCCGCGCGCGGCGTCGGCAGGTCGGCCAGGCACCAGTGGTCGACCTTGTCGGCCAGATGGCGCAGCACGCCGGCGATGTCCTTGTCCTCCATCGCGCCGAACACCGCGTAGGTGTAGCGGAAGAAGCCCATGTTGTCGAGGTTCTGGCCAAGCGTGGCAGCCGCATGCGGGTTATGCGCCACATCCAGGATCACCGCCGGGCGCCCCGGCATCACTTGGAAGCGTCCCGGCAACTCCACGAAGGCGAGCCCGTTGCGCACTTCCTGCGCGCTCACCGGCAGCCGCGAGCGCATCGCCTGCAGCGCAGCCAGTGCAGCCGAAGCATTGAGCAACTGGTTGGCGCCACGCAGCGCGGGATAGCCCAGCCCGTTGAGCTTGCGCTCGCGGCTGCTCCAGTCCCACTGCTGGCGCTCCTGGCCCTTGGAAGCCTGCTGATGGAAGTCCCGGCCCACCAGCCAGAGATCCGCACCGATCGCCTCGGCATGATCGATCACCGACTGCGGCGGCACCGGATCCGCCACGATGGCCGGCACGCCCGGACGGAAGATCCCCGCCTTCTCGTAGCCGATCTTCTCGCGCGTATCGCCCAGGTAACTTGTGTGGTCGATGTCCACGCTGGTCACGATGGCGCAATCGGTATCGATCACATTCACCGCATCCAGCCGGCCGCCCAGCCCAACCTCCAGGATCATGGCATCCAAACCCGCCGCGGCGAACGCATGGATGATGGCCAGCGTGGTGAACTCGAAATACGTCAGGCTCACCGGATCCGCAAAGCTCGTACGCGCCCGCTCCACCGCCTCGAAATGCGGCAACAGCTGCGCGTCGGTGGCGAACTCGCCATTGATGCGCGCACGCTCGTTGAACGCCATCAGGTGCGGCGACGTATGGCAACCCACCTTGTAGCCCGCCTCAAGCAGGATGCGTTCCAGCATGGCGCAGGTGGAGCCCTTGCCGTTGGTGCCGCCGACGGTGAACACCACTGCATCGATGCGCAGCCCCAGGGCCTCCTTGACGCGGGTGATGCGCGCCAGGCCCATGTCGATGCCGACCGGGTGGGCGGATTCGAGATGGGTTAGCCATTCGGGGAGGGAGGGGAAGATAGGCATGATGGGGGGACGGCGTTAATCGGGGGGTGGCTTATTGGAGCCGGTTTTGGGGTAAGTGGTTCTTTTGCGAGGCGGATTGGTTGGATTTGGTTTTGCGTAAAGGTGATGTTGGGGCGTGTTGGGGTAAGTCAAAGGCCTAACGTCAAAGGCCTAACGTCAAGGTCAAGGGCAACTACAGTTTCACCACCCCTGCGGGGCGGCGACCTACTTTTTTGTCTTGCCAAAAAAGTAGGCAAAAAAGGCGCGCCGGATGGGGCGACTTCCCCTCGGGATTCGACGAAAAGAGCGGCCGGGACCCAAACTCGCATCGCCTTAAGGCGATACTCAGACATGGGTCCCTCTTTTCCGCTCTTTTCGTCGAATCCCGAGGCGCCCCATACGGCCTCTGAACACCTCCACTGCTCGCTGCGCATCGCGCATGGGTGTTTCCCGCCCGACTGGCGGGAAACACGGCCGACCCAGTGGGATCAAATCACCATTCGGTGTAGCCGTGATTTCCGCCCCCAGGCGGCAATCACCTGCCCGCGATGCGCAGCGAGCCGTCTGCCTTTCATCCCCCGTTATGGGGCGCCTCGGCGGAAGGCAAAAAGAGCGGAAACGAGGGGGCCATGTCTGAGCATCGCCTTAAGGCGATGTGAGTTTGGCCCCCGGCCGCTCTTTTTGTCTTCCGACGAGGAGGCTTTCGCCCCAT comes from the Cupriavidus basilensis genome and includes:
- a CDS encoding SPOR domain-containing protein, with product MGLLSLFSSRKGNAPAPERGRRSRSDPGAGIASSRRLAEEYADDTLDPEFPQKQRARRRLIGAVVLMAAAVIVLPIVFETQPRPVVDNIAVKIDGGPGGAAGKVKPDARKADPLPPAPQSKLDSQALDAGEELVADSAAAKPAAAATVAATAAAPAEKIADKPATPAAKPGSGKFLVLIGAFSSEEKVKLWLSKLKAGKVPAYIEKKVLADGERVLLRAGPFSDRDAADAAEKRVRAAGLTAKVIEQ
- a CDS encoding CvpA family protein; amino-acid sequence: MQPTFFDYSVVFILVASGLIGVLRGLVREVLSLIGWVVAFLVAYHFAGTAAGWIPESVPGGQLARSALGFAVVFIGTVIAAALAGTVLGQLLESTGLKPADRGLGLVFGLLRGALVVMFVVTVAGFTKLPEEAFWRDALSRPYVMQAMASLRPWLPPEVAKYVKT
- the folC gene encoding bifunctional tetrahydrofolate synthase/dihydrofolate synthase — its product is MPIFPSLPEWLTHLESAHPVGIDMGLARITRVKEALGLRIDAVVFTVGGTNGKGSTCAMLERILLEAGYKVGCHTSPHLMAFNERARINGEFATDAQLLPHFEAVERARTSFADPVSLTYFEFTTLAIIHAFAAAGLDAMILEVGLGGRLDAVNVIDTDCAIVTSVDIDHTSYLGDTREKIGYEKAGIFRPGVPAIVADPVPPQSVIDHAEAIGADLWLVGRDFHQQASKGQERQQWDWSSRERKLNGLGYPALRGANQLLNASAALAALQAMRSRLPVSAQEVRNGLAFVELPGRFQVMPGRPAVILDVAHNPHAAATLGQNLDNMGFFRYTYAVFGAMEDKDIAGVLRHLADKVDHWCLADLPTPRAASAADLLEKLEEGGFHPGPDATAACFASPEAAYRDALGRATEDDRILVFGSFYTVAGVMAYRATRAN